In Streptomyces sp. NBC_01439, the following are encoded in one genomic region:
- a CDS encoding RBBP9/YdeN family alpha/beta hydrolase has translation MSGTTDPVVVIVPGLRDHVEEHWQTLLAVRLTEAGRSVRTVPPLTQDRLSCEAGVAALDEVVVQIAGPVVLVAHSAGVITTVHWSRRHPAQAQVQGALLVTPPDFEQPLPEGYPSTDVLDANGWNPVPRSPLPFPTIVAASSNDPLGTVQRVAELARNWGGRLVELGDVGHLNPASGHGSWPRGEELLRELEHS, from the coding sequence GTGAGCGGTACCACCGATCCGGTGGTCGTGATCGTCCCCGGCCTGCGCGACCACGTCGAGGAGCACTGGCAAACCCTGCTGGCGGTTCGACTCACCGAGGCCGGGCGCAGCGTCCGCACCGTGCCCCCGCTGACGCAGGACCGGCTGAGCTGCGAGGCAGGCGTCGCCGCACTGGACGAGGTGGTGGTGCAGATCGCGGGGCCCGTCGTACTGGTTGCCCACAGCGCCGGTGTGATCACCACCGTCCACTGGTCCCGGCGGCACCCGGCGCAGGCGCAGGTACAGGGGGCGCTGCTGGTGACGCCGCCGGACTTCGAGCAGCCCTTGCCGGAGGGCTACCCCAGCACCGACGTGCTTGACGCGAATGGCTGGAACCCGGTGCCCCGCTCGCCGCTGCCCTTCCCCACCATCGTCGCGGCCAGCTCGAACGACCCGCTGGGCACCGTGCAGCGAGTGGCCGAGCTGGCCCGGAACTGGGGTGGCCGCCTCGTGGAACTCGGCGACGTCGGCCACCTCAACCCCGCCTCCGGCCACGGCTCGTGGCCGAGGGGGGAGGAACTCCTCCGCGAGCTCGAACACAGTTGA
- a CDS encoding DUF4246 domain-containing protein, with protein MTGLPAFPLPFAASRSLSFATPRTLRELQMMQYSALIRAKPGWFDKMNDADIVARWMQEAVAQGLTEAQVRHVLAELLHYAALRDGRTGVEVSAVDGVWQSDALVDDELGFRLREAVRVLERAPEAERDWHPGSDGQVLDLVHPSLFCLVREVSGAPERAWENPTDRYSKYEFSEKFQWLPTDVDVSDDGAVAFRSYVNNVHPEVHRELASVLPDLFACFRPLLENVLTDLRHPRPLRIEADPYGWYDSKPEYPKRTSYDDDGAYAEARRAWGEAHDDWWENRRPAVPDAPAFTAPELPGESSRVDLRGRSLQVIVKLATIHLTPDKPEYPGGSWHVEGMMNERIVSTGIYYWDSENITESRLSFRAALDDPNYEQNDDDGLREVYGLEDEDALNQMLGSTSTPAGRCLAFPNILQHRVGSFRLSDPTRPGHRKILAFFLVDPSERIVSTSDVPPQQPWSDTSTMTLEQAKDYREQLMQERKFFVDEHNEQLYEREFSLCEH; from the coding sequence TTGACCGGCCTGCCTGCTTTCCCGCTGCCTTTTGCTGCTTCCCGTTCCCTGTCGTTCGCGACACCCCGAACACTGCGGGAACTTCAGATGATGCAGTACAGCGCGCTCATTCGGGCCAAGCCGGGGTGGTTTGACAAGATGAACGATGCCGACATCGTCGCCAGGTGGATGCAGGAGGCGGTGGCCCAAGGCCTCACCGAAGCTCAGGTTCGTCACGTGCTTGCCGAACTCCTGCACTACGCCGCGCTGAGGGACGGACGAACCGGCGTCGAGGTGTCCGCCGTCGACGGGGTGTGGCAGTCGGACGCGCTGGTCGACGACGAGCTCGGATTCCGGCTGCGCGAGGCGGTTCGGGTTCTGGAGCGGGCCCCCGAAGCGGAACGGGACTGGCACCCCGGATCCGACGGCCAGGTACTGGATCTCGTTCATCCCTCACTGTTCTGCCTGGTGAGAGAGGTGAGCGGGGCGCCCGAGAGGGCTTGGGAGAATCCGACGGACCGCTACTCGAAGTACGAGTTCTCGGAGAAATTCCAGTGGCTGCCCACAGACGTCGACGTCAGTGACGACGGCGCCGTCGCCTTCCGTTCCTACGTCAACAACGTTCACCCCGAGGTTCATCGCGAACTGGCCTCCGTCCTACCGGACTTGTTCGCGTGCTTCCGCCCGCTGCTGGAGAACGTGCTCACCGATCTGCGCCATCCGCGACCCCTGCGAATCGAGGCCGATCCTTACGGGTGGTACGACTCGAAGCCGGAGTATCCGAAGAGGACCTCCTACGACGATGACGGGGCCTACGCGGAAGCCCGCCGTGCATGGGGAGAAGCCCATGACGACTGGTGGGAAAACCGTCGCCCGGCCGTCCCGGACGCCCCGGCCTTCACGGCGCCCGAGTTGCCCGGAGAATCCTCCCGGGTCGACCTGCGCGGGCGCAGCCTGCAGGTCATCGTCAAACTCGCCACCATTCATCTCACCCCGGACAAGCCCGAGTACCCCGGCGGTTCCTGGCACGTCGAGGGGATGATGAACGAGCGGATCGTCTCGACCGGCATCTACTACTGGGACAGCGAGAACATCACCGAGAGCCGGCTGAGCTTCCGGGCGGCCCTCGACGACCCGAACTACGAACAGAACGACGACGACGGCCTGCGCGAGGTCTACGGGCTGGAGGACGAAGACGCACTGAACCAGATGCTGGGATCGACATCGACCCCAGCGGGCCGCTGCCTGGCGTTCCCGAACATCCTGCAGCACCGCGTCGGCTCGTTCCGCCTGTCGGACCCCACACGCCCGGGACACCGCAAGATTCTGGCGTTCTTCTTGGTCGATCCGTCGGAAAGGATCGTTTCGACATCCGATGTGCCGCCGCAACAACCCTGGTCCGACACCTCGACCATGACGCTCGAGCAGGCCAAGGACTACCGGGAACAACTCATGCAGGAACGCAAGTTCTTCGTCGACGAACACAACGAGCAGCTCTACGAGAGAGAATTCTCCCTCTGCGAGCACTGA
- a CDS encoding peptidylprolyl isomerase produces MSGGSVAAASDGAPPRTTHGPCQYAQTPDEPPARSVPLPPDPRRTPSRGTVDMAVATSQGPLPLHLDRAKAPCTVQSFLHLARHGFYDRTVCHRLTAYPTLKVLQCGDPTGTGEGGPGYKYKDELPVDLPPAPTDPTGARRLYGRGLLAMANAGPDTNGSQFFVVYGDSALRPNYTVFGTVGPDGLATLDKTAAGGIEPTAEDPAPVDGTPVLRTELRRVRQSCWH; encoded by the coding sequence GTGTCCGGGGGGAGTGTCGCCGCCGCTTCCGACGGCGCTCCGCCGCGCACCACGCACGGCCCCTGTCAGTACGCGCAGACCCCGGACGAGCCGCCGGCGCGCTCCGTCCCGCTGCCGCCCGACCCGCGGCGCACCCCCAGTCGCGGCACGGTTGACATGGCTGTTGCGACCAGTCAGGGCCCGCTCCCGCTGCACTTGGACCGGGCCAAGGCGCCGTGCACGGTCCAGAGTTTCCTGCACCTGGCACGGCACGGGTTCTACGACCGTACGGTGTGTCACCGTCTGACGGCGTATCCGACGCTGAAGGTCCTGCAGTGCGGCGACCCGACCGGTACCGGTGAGGGCGGGCCCGGGTACAAGTACAAGGACGAGCTGCCGGTGGACCTGCCGCCGGCACCGACCGATCCGACCGGCGCCCGCCGTCTCTACGGGCGCGGCCTCCTGGCGATGGCCAACGCCGGTCCGGACACGAACGGCTCACAGTTCTTCGTCGTCTACGGCGACTCCGCGCTGCGACCGAACTACACGGTGTTCGGCACGGTCGGCCCCGACGGCCTGGCAACGCTCGACAAAACCGCCGCCGGGGGAATCGAGCCGACTGCGGAGGACCCGGCACCGGTCGACGGCACACCCGTGCTGCGGACCGAGCTGCGCCGCGTCCGGCAGTCCTGCTGGCATTGA
- a CDS encoding FG-GAP repeat domain-containing protein, whose translation MKTSTPRRAGLVLGSAAALVAGLGLAPAAQAAPDPTVSFGGATAVPLPAGSGKGTAPALGDLNGDGKADLVTPVKGSNTLVAALGDGKGGFGPGVSFGLDTGTFPTAVALADLNGDGRLDAVVAAALTKQPTQLGTEGMGSIVELLGDGKGGFAPATSYSAPTLVNPSTNAMLPVDIAVADMNGDAKPDVLTSNSNGDNVSVWTNDGTDALGTASNYYVGGRPAQQLLRRPAPPFRLEDWGRERRRQARRGHRAHRPDDHRLPRRRRRNLRRPGDPPGRRQRSRGRGPHRRQHGRQA comes from the coding sequence TTGAAGACTTCCACACCACGCAGAGCCGGGCTCGTGCTCGGCTCCGCAGCCGCACTCGTAGCCGGGCTGGGTCTGGCACCGGCCGCCCAAGCCGCACCGGATCCCACCGTCTCCTTCGGCGGGGCGACCGCCGTCCCGCTGCCCGCGGGCTCCGGGAAGGGCACTGCCCCGGCGCTGGGCGACCTCAACGGCGACGGCAAGGCCGACCTCGTCACCCCGGTCAAGGGATCGAACACCCTGGTGGCCGCGCTCGGCGACGGCAAGGGCGGCTTCGGCCCCGGTGTCTCCTTCGGGCTCGACACCGGCACCTTCCCGACGGCGGTCGCGCTCGCGGACCTCAACGGTGACGGCCGGCTGGACGCGGTCGTCGCCGCGGCCCTGACCAAGCAGCCCACGCAGCTCGGCACGGAAGGCATGGGCAGCATCGTCGAGTTGCTCGGCGACGGCAAGGGCGGCTTCGCCCCGGCAACCTCCTACTCCGCGCCGACGCTGGTCAACCCATCGACGAACGCCATGCTCCCCGTGGACATCGCGGTCGCCGACATGAACGGTGACGCCAAGCCGGACGTCCTGACTTCCAACAGCAACGGCGACAACGTCTCGGTGTGGACCAACGACGGCACCGACGCGCTGGGCACCGCGAGCAACTACTACGTGGGGGGGCGGCCGGCCCAGCAGCTACTCCGCCGGCCAGCTCCGCCCTTCCGGCTTGAAGACTGGGGACGTGAACGGCGACGGCAAGCTCGACGTGGTCATCGCGCACACCGACCGGACGATCACCGTCTTCCTCGGCGACGGCGCCGGAACCTTCGGCGCCCCGGTGACCCACCCGGTCGGCGGCAGCGCTCTCGAGGGCGTGGCCCTCACCGACGTCAACACGGACGGCAAGCCTGA
- a CDS encoding FG-GAP repeat domain-containing protein, with protein MTVFLGDGAGTFGAPVTHPVGGSALEGVALTDVNTDGKPDLVTNNGPDNQPTVLLGDGAGTFRNASPLYEVKGGANGSHAVGDLNADGRPDLAAASTATGVAAQVLLNASKPNRTGQSMSMQVAKAPGVLSMEVNLPAVNFGTLSPGTVSTPAGLGTFKYTNTLSTTAPWSVTVAATDLVSGTDTIGWSNLKITTGGHLNGTGGQWTGTAKPGPGGHFPEGADPQPGTSLSPAVTTATGDGGTRGAFTHDGSTAQWNIPAETVPGSYSGTLQYTITG; from the coding sequence ATCACCGTCTTCCTCGGCGACGGCGCCGGAACCTTCGGCGCCCCGGTGACCCACCCGGTCGGCGGCAGCGCTCTCGAGGGCGTGGCCCTCACCGACGTCAACACGGACGGCAAGCCTGACCTGGTCACCAACAACGGCCCCGACAATCAGCCCACCGTCCTCCTCGGCGACGGCGCGGGTACCTTCCGCAACGCGAGCCCGCTCTACGAAGTGAAGGGCGGCGCAAACGGCTCGCACGCCGTCGGAGACCTGAACGCGGACGGCCGGCCCGATTTGGCGGCCGCGTCCACTGCTACGGGCGTTGCGGCGCAGGTGCTGCTGAACGCCTCGAAGCCGAACCGCACGGGCCAGTCGATGTCGATGCAGGTCGCCAAGGCGCCCGGTGTCCTGTCGATGGAGGTGAACCTGCCGGCCGTCAACTTCGGCACGCTGTCACCCGGCACCGTCAGCACCCCGGCCGGACTCGGCACGTTCAAGTACACCAACACCCTCTCCACCACCGCCCCCTGGTCGGTGACCGTTGCCGCCACGGACCTGGTCAGCGGCACGGACACCATCGGGTGGAGCAATCTGAAGATCACGACCGGCGGCCACCTCAATGGGACCGGCGGCCAGTGGACGGGCACCGCCAAGCCCGGCCCGGGCGGCCACTTCCCCGAGGGCGCCGACCCGCAACCGGGCACCAGCCTCTCCCCGGCCGTGACGACGGCGACCGGTGACGGCGGCACCCGCGGTGCCTTCACCCACGACGGGTCGACGGCGCAGTGGAACATCCCCGCGGAGACGGTCCCCGGCTCGTACAGCGGCACCCTGCAGTACACGATCACCGGCTGA
- a CDS encoding COG1470 family protein, protein MNSCLRAQGGATATHRARFRALWCLLLTGLLLTGLVLALAPGAQAAPAPVPSPAPPESAAGAPFGVQAGLYGLTTLTGGHFGYALKAGARIEDSAVIYNESDEARTFHVYGADVANAAGGGLAPAQEGQQMRAVGAWLKLDSEATVTVQPKSKATVRFSLTVPDGTPPGSYLGSLVTALRTPAVSGGVNTETRIARLVELTVPGTADLQVSLSELEHRPVSGGEEFTVTVRNTGNVLYTLAGTLNVTGGSSARTVPLTPTGIYVIPGGSATITGRLADLPALGRRAVTASVTATVPGGAAKTVDSNTVRLSYFPWLTAALTIGGLLALGLLFVITRERRRAWLRRRAAERTALRALRRELRAANPPAGDPHEAQAGGAEHP, encoded by the coding sequence ATGAACAGCTGTCTGCGCGCCCAGGGCGGCGCCACCGCCACGCACCGGGCACGGTTCCGCGCCCTGTGGTGCCTCCTCCTCACGGGCCTCCTCCTCACGGGCCTCGTGCTCGCTCTGGCGCCGGGCGCGCAGGCAGCGCCGGCCCCCGTACCGTCGCCCGCTCCGCCGGAGTCGGCGGCAGGCGCGCCGTTCGGCGTGCAGGCCGGGCTCTACGGTCTGACGACGCTGACCGGCGGGCACTTCGGGTACGCGCTGAAGGCCGGCGCCCGGATCGAGGATTCCGCGGTCATCTACAACGAGAGCGACGAGGCCCGGACCTTCCACGTCTACGGCGCCGACGTCGCCAACGCGGCCGGCGGCGGCCTGGCCCCCGCGCAAGAAGGCCAGCAGATGCGCGCGGTCGGTGCCTGGCTGAAGCTGGACTCCGAGGCCACCGTCACCGTGCAGCCGAAGAGCAAGGCCACGGTCCGCTTCTCCCTCACGGTCCCCGACGGCACCCCGCCGGGCAGCTATCTCGGCAGCCTGGTCACCGCGCTGCGCACCCCCGCGGTCAGCGGCGGCGTGAACACCGAGACCCGTATCGCCCGGCTCGTCGAGCTCACCGTCCCCGGCACCGCCGACCTCCAGGTCTCCCTCTCGGAACTGGAACACCGGCCTGTGAGCGGCGGCGAAGAATTCACCGTGACCGTACGCAACACGGGCAACGTCCTCTACACCCTCGCCGGAACGCTGAACGTCACCGGCGGCAGCTCCGCGCGTACCGTCCCGCTCACCCCCACGGGGATCTACGTGATCCCCGGCGGCAGTGCCACCATCACCGGCCGCCTCGCCGACCTCCCCGCCCTCGGCCGCCGCGCGGTCACCGCCTCGGTGACCGCCACGGTTCCCGGCGGCGCGGCGAAGACCGTGGACAGCAACACGGTCCGGCTGTCCTACTTCCCCTGGCTCACCGCGGCCCTCACCATCGGCGGCCTCCTTGCCCTGGGCCTTCTGTTCGTCATCACGCGCGAGCGACGGCGTGCCTGGCTGCGGCGTCGCGCAGCGGAACGTACCGCGCTGCGCGCCCTGCGGCGGGAACTGCGGGCCGCGAACCCGCCTGCCGGCGACCCTCATGAAGCGCAGGCGGGCGGCGCCGAACACCCGTAG